The Elaeis guineensis isolate ETL-2024a chromosome 3, EG11, whole genome shotgun sequence region ATAGCTCTACCTAAGAAGTGCAAGTCTCATCAAAAGTTTAAGCACATAAGGCGACgatttcatatcatatgcgactatttCGAGAAGAAGTATATCAAGATACAGAGAGTATACTCCATAGATAATATAATGGATCCACTAACTAAACCACTTAACAAGCAGAAAACTGAAGCACATCTTATGAAGATGGGGTTTAAGTATATGGTTAATTGACTTCTGTGCAAGTAGaagactgttagatgtatgtcctcaaAGTCAATCAGACTGACACATATATTTAttgtaagacataattttatatttaatatttttattattaataaaatttaaattatttattttattcatattatgtatgtgtccataaatcatccaaaaaattaataagataatgacacatattctctaaAGTTGATGAAAATTTGAGGTATGTATCAttgataattaattcttaaactaTTCTCaatcgatagattttatgaagatggtgattgatccgaatagattagTGTATGGATCACTTCTCTtttagaatagatgagtctcgattCTATAGTATAGgaatactagagcgagagtgtaggtggttgttagagaataaggatatcgagtatgaccaacatgaaaaattacttggatgtctactcattcgtcagtgacttactcgatgctgtagtagtatgaTTAGTCCTTGAACCTATGATGTCTTGACTATTCACAATAGAATTGCTGTAGTTTAACTGTATATACACTTGATCCCTAGCTATATAGGTTCTTGTGGTGCATGTTAgctgcagtaggttcattatGGGAATAGGATATGTACCTATATTAGATCTATTGCCCTTAGTATATAAAGAAgttagtcctatatgatttataagATCGAGTTTAGATGACCTTGGTCAGGACAATGtgaatgatgaatttttttttataatttttatatcaaaaatttgaatcgaataaatttgatatatgatagatgataggatttgataaaaaattttataaccttCATTTTGTTGGGACTTGTGATAGAAAGATTATATTACATGATAATcatatctagaggttcatctatTTTACTGGaatatcactatatactgctaagagtcactgatggattgttttgatgatatttgtgatgatcaataattttattgagtgatttataattgttccaatctattgaaagagttttgatgatatttatgATAGAGATCGCAATATATCTCAGTACCAGACAGAGTAAAATTGATAggatcatatacaaaaaaaatagatCAAGGATTTTAGATTAGGCTTAAGaagtcttaattagattaggatttgtgaAATCCAAAAGAGTTTTAGATTAAtgtgctagcacatagttaaaccctagattcTCCATGTCATTAGGAATCTTATGCGATaaggattttatttttgattttgatttgagcaCGCACCTAATTATTAATTAtgtcaaaaaaagagagaaggcaCCATGAGCCTGAGTCCGCTTCAAATAAAGATTTGAGGAATTAAAAGATTTGACTAAATCAAAAGGTTTGATTTGGTCAATACCTTGTAGGACTGGGACTCCTATTTGttatgagattagatctcataattaaatccaaatgccaCCTAGCTTTAAGCCCTTTTGTGTGCCATGTTTTCCCCAAAAGTCAGTTTTAACGTGGAAAGGATGGAGGCACCAAAGAGTTTCATCTGCAGAAGGTCTCCTAGCACCTCTATTTCTCTCACACCAACTTCCTGCCGTCCACCTCTTATGTGCACCCCTTAATCCACATTTGGAAAGTGGTTGTGCACCCCATCTCCTCATGAGATGAAGAATTTGGAAGAGGAGGGACTCTTGGACACCCAAGAGTCCAAGATAAGAAAGGTTTCCATGCCTATTAATAGGGAATTGTGGTGTGGCATgttaaggtaagagaaaagaaatcaaatttcagatccctttccgcacctcctcctctcctctctctcgcaCGCCCATAGAAGGGACGCCCAAGGAGTTGGATGGTTTGGGATTTTTACTCTCTCTTGTATTCTTGTATCTGGCAATAAAATGTTGAAGCTCGATCAAAGGCTATGAAGAGAAAAATCTGCATGCTGatattcttgagaagaaaatcaaatcTACTTGGGGAGAATCTTTGATCTTTTCTATATTGATACTTGAAGAGGTCAGATGCTTGTACAACTTCAAAGAATCGAAAAAAGATATCTACGATCATTAGATTGTGGTGAAGAACCATCCATGCAAAGATGAAGATCCGAGGGATTCGGGGTTGACTCGAGATGAGATCTCGTGtcatattgatctaaaaatttaattttctactATATTTATGattacaaaaattttaatttctaatcaTTTCTAACTAGGGCATCACAGAGCTGTTTGTGACCAGTTGTCAGTGGAGATGTGATTGCTTCATCATATTTTGGGAAGAATTCTCTTTTCGAagatagggagatttgattttatATCAAAGAGAGACATCAtcattatatattatatgattgagGGAGTGGCCTTGAATCTCCCCTCTTTGATTTTGACTTAGAGAAGAGATGAAGTTGGCAAGGCCAAGGCGTGCTACCTTATGGCATGGCCTTGACCTTGGGGTTTTGGGAGGTAGGAGTGTGCTTGGAGGGAGAGGTGACCTTCACTTTGATGCACTCTAACACCTACAACGAATGATCTCTACATTATATGGGGTACCATAAGTTGGAAGGTCAGTGAGTTTGATGCATGTCAGGGCAGGACTAGTAGAGACCAGCTGATGAAGGAGACCCTAATCATCCTCGAGTAAATTCAGAGCCTGAGAGACCTCTACATAGTCCACAGAGTGAGTGATACCTTTTAGAATTTATCAGACTTCCTCACCTCCTATGATAGCATCAGCACCATCATCTATTTCGCCGATGGTAAATCAACCTTCTCAACCCATCTGAGTTCGATTGGACACAATCAATTGATGAGATTGAGAGAGATAGCCTTGGATGCATTACAACCTCAGACAAAGCATATTGAGGTAGAGATTAGTAGGTTGAGTTCTAAGGTTGCAAGCTTAGCACAGAAGATGGAGGCTTGTGAGAGCAGAAATAGATCTATTGAGCCTCAAGATCTTACTTACTTTACCAGAGAGGCTAACAAATTGAGGGGGAGGATCAAGACTGGACTTGAGCAAATTCACGATATGGTCAAAGTTTTGGGAAGTACTCAAAAATTTAGCACCATGTCATTTTTTATCTCAATTGGATAGTTGGTGAAGCAGCTGGAGGTCTATGCCCCTCGAGGACAGCAATAGTACAGCAACAGTAGCAGTAGCAGAGGTAGCAACAGGTCCTTCCAATAGTCATGGTAGGGCTATCTCTTTGCTATCCTAAAATGCCCCTTCCTCTCAGCCTTCTACCCAGCCTTCTATCTTGACATAGCCAACCTCTAAACCGCCCTTTAGGACTTATACTAAAGAAAATATAGGATTTTCTTTCTCCACTATTGGTCCTTCCAACAAGACCAGGAGCAGAAAAACTGGACTTTCTGTCATTAAGACTAATTCCTCCACCATCCTAGAAGTCTCCTTTGATGACTAATAGGCCCAGATTAAATTTTACTTTGTATGCTAGATTATGTTCTGGCTTATGTCTCATTTAACTTGTTGCATTGTTATTTTCTTTCTGCTTTGATGAATTAATGGCTATTATACTGTTATAGGTCTCACTTTTTGTATATTGTACACTCTATGTAActcattttatattttaatgaatgacttttcttcttctcttatgtTCCATCTTTGCGATTGATTATCTTTTTCATTGATGTTGACGAAAAGAGAGAAGTATATAGTATTAAAATacaaacatatgctgaaattaagaaAGTAGATGAAGATATGAAAACATAATACAGAAGGGCAGAATAAAATCTGAAAACATAAGTTTGAaattctatttattaaatagaaaaaaaagagatttaaATTTAAGTATCTTTAAAATTCTAATTGACAAACAAAGAGGGggagaaatttaaaatttaagtacaataTGAATTTTGGCTAAAATAATCAGAACTTCTGAAGAGTCAATCTAAATTCTTGATAAGTATTCTGATTTTTTAATCAAATACTTGAGATCATGATAAAGCCTATAAAAGCAATGCTCAAATGAATTATTACTTTAATATTAGTTGTAGGACTGGAGCCCCTAACCTTATTTTCAAAAGGTTAGATTGCCTTTAAATGATCTATCTTTATTCTTTGCATTAAGCAATTCTTGATAACATGCTTAAGTCCTTGAATCtaaaagagtttaaatttggTTATATTATATATAGGtactcaaagttttgtcatcatcaaaaaggaagagattgttgatcctatatttgattttgatgaattataaaatatttgaatatatgaTTATTACTAGTGAGATATCTAAATATTTGAGGAAAGATCTCAAGAAGGTAGAATCTTGTTTCAAAGATGCTCAAGACTTCCACCTTGCAGATTCAAAGAAGTAAGATTAAAAATACCAAGCCATATAAATTTCAAGTGAAGAAGGTCTGAAGTCAACTCCTAAAGGAGTAGAATCGATTCTGACacaattttaatttttgacaCAGGCCTCAAATCGACTCAAGGAGTCCTAGAGTCACTCTGGCATACCGAGTTCCACCAGTATAGATCTCGAGTCGACTTTCACAAATCTTGAGTCGACCatcttagaaaagatagagaATTATTTTTTTTGCACAGTCTTCGAGTCGACTCCTAAAGATCTCGAGTTGACTTCAATTTTGCTAGAGTTGACTCCACTACTGACAGCTCCAACGGCTAATTTTTGATAAGCTGCAAAATTACACAAAACTTCTCAAACGACTACTTCTCAACTTCCAATGGCTAGATATCTATTTTTAATGATGTTATCAAGGATTTATAGGTGCCTAAGCCATTATTGAAGGAGAGAATAAGAGAgaaccaaagaaaaaaaatgagaaatcaTCTAAAAGCTTCCAAAAATTTCTGTTGTGCATTAAATAAGCAACCAAGAAGAGAGATTCGAGTCCAATTATCTGCTTCTTGTGCATTAAAgtatttttcaagaggaagaagagggcATTCATTACAAAAACTTCCCAACTCCTAAGATTGTGCTTCAATGATACACTACTTACTCATTAACGAGCTTAAAGtttgtgtaaaattttttatattcaaatttcTATGTTAAATAAGTTTCAATTGAGAATAAAACTTAGGGGATAAGTTCATCTAAATCTGAAATTGGATTTATTTAAGCCTAGAAGTGCCTCAGGAGGTTAGTGAGCCCGTAAAACTAACTGGATTAAGATTGTGAATTCGAAAAATAATCTTACTGTATCTTgatgattatagtaaaattctcaaggaggttacttggggagtggatgtaggtattgTGCTTGATATCGAACTACTGTAACAACGCATTATTTGTGTGTATATGGACTTGTTCCATTTacttgctttattgctttatattTCTGCTTATCTATTCATAGCTTCCACTATATTCACACTTAATTCAATTAAGTGGCACACATATCTATTTTAGGTtaggaaaaatttttgaaaatccaatCCACACTCCTCCCCCCTCAACCCCGcacccctcttgggttgtatctcTGGGCAATAATGGTAGACCATTAGTAATAGGCAAATAGTAAAGGTGTTGAATGATGCTTGGATATCTAACATTCCTATTGCTTAATGGCCAACCATGGTGATTTTGGAAGTGCTGCAATGTTTGAAGGTATGCAACCTTATCCTAGGCGAAAAAAGATGGAGCTTTGTTTTAATAATTGTATTATTTGGAGAGGTATTGGCATGTAAAATTCTGACATCTACTATCACTCATCATGACACACCAGATAGATTGCTGTGGGGTTTAATGAATGCAAGTCTACGATGAAGTACAGAAATCGCTACAAACTATTAAATAAGCCATCAATAGACAGAAGGATGGTGCCTGAGTTTGGAAGTGTGAAGTCCATCCAATAGTTTCCCTGCTTTTCTTGGAAGGTAGTGTGGGACCGTATCACTTGTTGCAAAGTACTGGGGCGACAAGGGTTAAAAGTTCTAGCAAACTATGACCGTTGCCCAAACAACGTGGAAACTGTATCTCATATCATCTTTCTATGCCCGAAGGCCAGACATGCATGGTTGTTGAGATATTACCTGTGCCTTTATCATGGACCCATCTTCTATTGATGCCTTCAGTGCTTATATGAGTAATAACATGAACAGTGCTAATGGAAGGTTGTCAGGTATTCGGATGGTCTACATTGCTTATAATATTTGGCACGTTAGAAATAGCTATATATTTAAGAATGTTGCTTTGTCTCCAAGATTTGTAATAGAGAAAGCTcttatgcaagctacaaagatcatATATTTTCTCATTATGGGAGATTCCTTGATGGTTAGGGATAAGTAGGACTCCTCTTCAGCTATTGCAACTTGGATAGTTTATCTTATTTAGGAATCCCTACCCCTAAACTACCCCCAAGATAAATTTCGACGGCAGTGTGATTGATAATAATAGTAGATATTTTGTCATTAAAAGATTACATTCTGAGTTAGTGGCTACTGGAGGTACCCCGTTATTTGATATATTTGTGCCATGAGCAAAAAACAGAGGAGCCTAAGAAGGGTTCAAATATGCATGGCTTATATTGGGGGGCTACCCATATTTATTTGAAAGGAGATTCTGCTAGAACGATAGGTTATGATTTGAGATAGGATCGCCAGACAGAATATCATCCTCTGCTCACAGGTATTTGGACTATTTAGAATGTGCCTCTTTCATGCTTCATATGTTTACCAATCTACAGCGGACTAATCACTCAATCAGTACTTTATGAATAGGATCAGAAACGACGTCTATCCCTTCTTAGGATATTTTAGTTTCTGATATGGCTGGTTGTGTTCATATCAGATGAGCTTCAGGCttgaattatttattattaaaaataaaaattaataaaaataattaaattatttttcaaaattatctgaCAATGTATCAAATGCAACCTCGCTGTTAGCGATGATGTCGCATAAATATCACACGGTCTGGGTTTTAGACGTCTGCACACACCCTCACATGTTGCTCCGAATCCGCCAAAACGCGATTTCTGCCCTTTCCCTCCAACTTCTTTCAAAAATTATCTGCTATCGCTTCTCCATCTCTAGCTCCGAAGTGAAAAGGCTAACCAAGAACAGATGTATCTCCCTCATCGAAAATTGCAAGTCCATGAAGCAACTGAAGCAAATCCACTGCCAAATCCTCGTCTCATCCCTCCACCTAAGCCGGGATGTGATAGATGACCTCATGGTCTTTTGCACCGATCCTGTGTCCGGAGACCTCAACCATGCAACAAAGGTGTTTGAAACCCTCGAGAACCGATCACTTTTCATCTACAACTTAATGATCAAAGCATTCGCAAAGAAGGGGAATCTAAAGAGCGCTCTCCTTTTGTTGGATAGAATGAGGGAGGAGTCTTTGCAGCCAGATAATTTTACGTACCCCTTTGTTTTGAAGGCGATAGGCTGCCTTCACATGGAATTGGAAGGGAGAAAGAACCATGCACTCATTGTTAAAACTGGGCTTGATTTCGATCCATATGTAAGGAACTCACTGATTGGCATGTATGCAGACTTGGGTAGGGTTGAGATTTCACAGTTGTTGTTCGATGAAATGCCTGGAAGGGGTATAATTTCTTGGAATATTCTGATAGCGGGTTATGTTAAATGTGGGAAGTTTTGGGACGCTATCTCTGTTTACTGGAGGATGGATCAGGAGGGTGTGAAGCCTGACGAACCTACTTTGGTGAGTACACTTTCTGCTTGTGTTTCAACAAGGAATTTGGAGTTGGGAACAAGAATTCATCATTATATGAATGAAGAATTTAGATTCAGTGTACCTCTTGGAAATGCTTTGTTGGATATGTATGTGAAATGCGGCCATGTAGATATGGCTCGTAGGTTCTTCGATCGCATGCCAGAAAGAAATGTGATCTCTTGGACTAGCATGGTCTCAGGATATGTGAATTCAGGCCGGTTGGATGAAGCAAGACAGTTGTTCCACCGGAGCCCTGCGAAAGATGTAATTCTTTGGACTGCTATGATTAATGGATATGTGCAGTATAACCACTTTGAAGAAGCTATGGCACTTTTTAGAGAGATGCAGCTGAAAAGAGTCAAACCTGATAAGTACACAGTCGCTGCTCTTCTTACAGCTTGTTCTAGTTTGGGAGCACTGGAACAAGGAAAATGGATTCATGGATACATCGAGGACAATATGATAAAAATTGATGCTGTGGTTGGCACAGCACTAATAGACATGTATGCAAAATGTGGGTGCATACAGAAGTCCTTGGATATATTTAGGGGAGTGGAAGGAAAGGACACTGCAATGTGGACTTCAATTATCTGTGGGCTGGCTCTAAATGGGCAAACAAGCAAAGCACTTGAGTTGTTCTCAGAGATGAAAAGCATTGGAACTGAACCAGATGATATCACCTTTATTGGTGTTTTAAATGCTTGCAGTCATGGAGGATTAGTGGATGAAGGTCGTAAGTATTTTGATGCTATGAAGGAAGTGCATCAAATAGAACCCAAATTAGAACACTATGGCTGTTTGGTTGATCTCCTTGGTCGTGCCGGTCTTTTGGATGATGCAGAGAAGTTGATTGGGAATATACCCAATAATAATGATAAAAGTATCTTACCTTTGTGGGGTGCTTTGCTTAATGCTTGTAGAATGCATGGTAATGTCGAGATGGGTGAGCGACTAGCCAAACAAGTAATTGAACTGGAGTTTGTAAATTCTGGTCTACATACTCTTGTGGCTAATATATATGCTGCAGCAGACAGATGGGATGATGTCACCAAAATAAGAAGAAAGATGAAATATCTCGGTATCAAGAAGACGCCAGGTTGCAGTTCAATTGAATTGAATGGCATGATTTATGAGTTCCTTGTAGCCGATACTGCATCTCCTCAAAGAAGTCAGATTTACTCAGTGCTGAACGGTATAAGCAGGCTTATGGACTTGAATGAACAAATTGAGATAAATGATCAAGATATTATTAATACATCATACCTTCTTGAAAGGTGAGATATGATGTTCCAGAGCAAATTGTCCCCTGAAAGCCACTTGACAATAATTCTTGTTTGATTCTGGGAGATTCTGCTGGGAAAACCCTTCAAGCCAAATCTTATTGAAGCAGCCTATACAGTTGACAGTCACACATTTGGTTTTTGAGATGGAATTATTGTCTTGATGCCAGAAGTTGAAGCTTACATAAACTTGACTGACATAGCTCTTTGTGTTTAATGAGGAATACAAGCTTGGAAGCTTGTATTGGTACAAACAGTTCACCCAGCTTGGGGTATTTACATATGAAGGTGCTGCCGACACCTGGACCTGTTGTAACCAGAACTTGTACAAAGTGGAAGTCAGAAGACTCAAAGGATTTTTGAAGaacatgtagatgatattcttaaATTATGTCTTGCTGGAATGTGACTCAGCTTATGTGGCTACTAATTGAATACTATAGGATTCTTGATGCGGAAGATTGACTTTATTGCCTCACATTTTCAGGATGTTACACTGAGGAGATTTTCATCTTGAACAAGTTTGTTGAAGGAGTTAATAGTGACATTATACTTTGTTTGTTCAATTTCTCTTGATGTGCGTTCTTTCACTTTTTCTCAAGTTAATGTATCTCATGTCATTCGGAAGAAGAATATCCTGATTCCTTCATTATAAAAGTGGATATAAACTATATAACAATTTCACCTTTTGGCTCAACTGACCATGCACTGTTCAGAGTACTTTCCAGCATTTCTATCACTTGTCCAGAGATCAAGGTGAGGACTGACTACTCTGAACAGTGTATGATCAATTATTATTTGGTGGTCTTGGGTTTATGTGCCTATTATTTGAAAGGAaaactttcctctttttttttcataattgacTTAGCAGTTTTATATATGTATTTCCATAATTTTATATATGCTATATAATTGGAAATCCTTCTGCGCTATTCAGTAAAAAAATGAAGCATAGTTTTTTTTTCACAAATGACTAGCAGTcttatctccataattttatatGTCCATATAATTGGAAAGCCTTCTGCTCTTTTCAGTAAACAAATGAAAGCATAACTAATGTAGCCCACTGTATTTGAAATGCAAAGTTGATCTGTGCAGACTCAGGCAAGCCAGGTCCTTGTGGTGTTGACTGTGTTCTAGGTGTTTGAAGGTTACATGTAGAATCATCCCTTTTACTTAACCCAATGCTGTCATTGTATTAGCAAGGGCCTCTCTAAAAATCAGAAACTTAGGAAGATTTTGATGCTTCTGTAATTATAAAAGTTATTGTTAGCCGCAATCTTGGATATGTTGATCTGAAGAGATTATGTGTTCATTTATATTAAGTCGATATCATCCTCAAGTAAGTGTACATCCTTTTATCGATTCTAGAAAGCTGTGCATCCAGGAAATATTATCCCACTTTTCTCCATGCCAACCCATTATTTGTGTATGATATGCTCTAATTGTCTCATTTTCATATTGCTTATTTTCTCTTTCCACAGTGAGTAGTTCATAACAAAAGGGGGAAATAAATTTGCAGAGCATGATTGTGAATGATTCATTTGTTGCTTCATAAATAGGGTGCATGCTCTGGTTTTAAAAGGCACAAGATTGACACGGTTGATCCAACTTTTACTTTTGGAAGATATTAATTTGAGCCATTTGCAGAAAATAGCATCCAGAAAATATTGTGCTGGTGAATGTTTCTTTATCTATTGTGTCTTATAGATCTACATATCATGACCCTGAAAAAGAAGAGGAATGTTTGTCTCAGGTTGGCCAATGGACTATATTGACAAGGTACATATCCTATAAAACTTGTTCAAATTTTTGGATTTCACCAGTTGTGCAACAGATGCACTATAGAGTGCAGGTCTTCTGCCCTACTTCAAGAAAGCGCTGCTTGTAGATTTTGTCAGTAGCTAGCCTCGATGTGCCAAATATGTGACAAGTTTAACTTTTGTTCCCAATAATCTTTATCTGTAGCGGGTTTAATTGCTTAATTTATCCTCACAAGAGCATGCATCTATAACTAGTTGTTCATGTGTCTGGGAAAAGCTTTTGTAGACCTACAGTAATTCATGCACAACTATGCCTAATCTTGCTGATCTAACACTGCAGCAATTCAACCATGAACTAGTACTCAACTCAACTAAGTCTTAACCTCAAACTAGTTGGGGTTGGCTATTGTCATGCCCCGACCCAAGATGGTGAGCCAAAGATCAtaacaaccaccgcatactcagagaactctccccacaagcatgcaagacatcttatcatgctatcatgaaacaacagtggaataattagtcaataatttaaatcaaaaatataacaatccaaatttcaactttaatatctcaataaattcaacaatgttcaatagaccttatatcaaattcaataagactttcaatctaaaataaaagtatggaggttctgcttctaatcactcttccatttatatcttgtatcatcttaatttctcaacatctgtaaaaaataataaaataggaggtaatgagctagacagcccagtaagtaatgatcactttaaatagatttcatcagacattaaagtaaataatcatttatagaaaataagcatatagagttcatcaatttgaaatcaatttcaattatgcaatatagtttatgctaaatttatttctttttcaaaaattcgagtttcttaagagatttcaatttctttcactcttaaattcttttcatcaatcatgagctatgaccacattttttctgtggcaggatcataacactaCATATcatcttgcggtgggctgcgaatcatctgacagcaaagttcttcggaaccgctggtctcgctggcggtttgtcactggtctcgctggcgatatgTTGCTgttctcactggcgacataaatttttgggataaatcaattgccaacatatttgcccccattggtggggtcctttatatagtcaggttgtcaattcatattattcttatatca contains the following coding sequences:
- the LOC140856451 gene encoding pentatricopeptide repeat-containing protein At1g31430-like, which gives rise to MLLRIRQNAISALSLQLLSKIICYRFSISSSEVKRLTKNRCISLIENCKSMKQLKQIHCQILVSSLHLSRDVIDDLMVFCTDPVSGDLNHATKVFETLENRSLFIYNLMIKAFAKKGNLKSALLLLDRMREESLQPDNFTYPFVLKAIGCLHMELEGRKNHALIVKTGLDFDPYVRNSLIGMYADLGRVEISQLLFDEMPGRGIISWNILIAGYVKCGKFWDAISVYWRMDQEGVKPDEPTLVSTLSACVSTRNLELGTRIHHYMNEEFRFSVPLGNALLDMYVKCGHVDMARRFFDRMPERNVISWTSMVSGYVNSGRLDEARQLFHRSPAKDVILWTAMINGYVQYNHFEEAMALFREMQLKRVKPDKYTVAALLTACSSLGALEQGKWIHGYIEDNMIKIDAVVGTALIDMYAKCGCIQKSLDIFRGVEGKDTAMWTSIICGLALNGQTSKALELFSEMKSIGTEPDDITFIGVLNACSHGGLVDEGRKYFDAMKEVHQIEPKLEHYGCLVDLLGRAGLLDDAEKLIGNIPNNNDKSILPLWGALLNACRMHGNVEMGERLAKQVIELEFVNSGLHTLVANIYAAADRWDDVTKIRRKMKYLGIKKTPGCSSIELNGMIYEFLVADTASPQRSQIYSVLNGISRLMDLNEQIEINDQDIINTSYLLER